From the genome of Gracilinanus agilis isolate LMUSP501 chromosome 2, AgileGrace, whole genome shotgun sequence, one region includes:
- the CHST3 gene encoding carbohydrate sulfotransferase 3, producing MEKGHFWPQDTRDLLHSLRMRSKYALFLLFVVIVFVFIEKENKIISRVSDKLKQIPQSLLDANSTDPALILSENASLLSLSELDSSFSQLQQRLRNITLQLGGESEELPRGPRRHVLLMATTRTGSSFVGEFFNQQGNIFYLFEPLWHIERTVTFEPGGANAAGSALVYRDVLKQLFLCDLYILEHFITPSPEDHLTQFLFRRGSSRSLCEEPVCTPFVKKVFEKYHCKNRRCGPLNLTLAMDTCRRKEHMALKAVRIRQLEFLRPLVEDPRLDMRIIQLVRDPRAVQASRMVAFSGKYETWKKWVAEGEASLREDEIQRLRGNCESIRLSAELGLSQPSWLRGRYMLVRYEDVARLPLQKAREMYRFAGITLTPQVEAWIRKNTQAPRDSSGIYSTQKNSSEQFDKWRLSIPFKLAQVVQRACGPAMQLFGYKLAPDPATLMNRSISLLEDRGIFWVT from the coding sequence GGTCTCCGACAAGCTAAAACAAATCCCACAATCCCTACTGGATGCCAACAGCACCGACCCAGCCCTGATCCTATCGGAGAATGCGTCCCTCCTGTCCCTGAGCGAACTGGATTCTTCCTTCTCCCAGCTTCAACAGCGGCTCCGGAACATCACACTGCAGCTGGGAGGAGAGTCCGAGGAGCTGCCCCGGGGCCCCCGGCGGCACGTCCTTCTGATGGCCACCACCAGGACGGGCTCTTCCTTCGTAGGGGAGTTCTTCAACCAACAAGGCAACATCTTCTACCTCTTTGAGCCTCTGTGGCATATCGAAAGGACGGTGACGTTTGAACCTGGAGGAGCCAACGCGGCGGGCTCGGCCCTGGTCTACCGCGACGTGCTGAAGCAGCTGTTCCTCTGCGACCTCTACATCCTGGAGCACTTCATCACGCCGTCTCCCGAGGACCACTTGACTCAGTTCCTGTTCCGCAGAGGCTCCAGCCGCTCGCTCTGTGAGGAGCCCGTCTGCACGCCCTTCGTCAAGAAGGTCTTCGAGAAGTACCATTGCAAGAACCGCCGCTGCGGACCTCTCAACTTAACGCTGGCCATGGACACCTGCCGGCGCAAAGAGCACATGGCCCTCAAAGCCGTGCGCATCCGCCAGCTGGAGTTCCTGCGGCCCCTGGTTGAAGACCCCCGCCTGGACATGCGGATCATCCAGCTGGTCCGGGACCCCCGCGCTGTGCAGGCGTCCCGCATGGTGGCCTTCTCCGGCAAGTACGAGACCTGGAAGAAGTGGGTGGCGGAGGGAGAGGCCTCCCTGCGGGAGGATGAGATCCAGAGGCTTCGGGGGAACTGCGAGAGCATCCGCCTCTCCGCCGAGCTGGGCCTGAGCCAGCCCTCCTGGCTCCGGGGCCGCTATATGCTGGTCCGCTACGAGGACGTGGCCCGGCTCCCTCTGCAGAAGGCCCGTGAGATGTACCGCTTTGCGGGGATCACCCTCACCCCGCAGGTGGAGGCCTGGATCCGTAAGAACACCCAAGCCCCGCGGGACAGCAGCGGCATCTACTCTACCCAGAAGAACTCCTCGGAGCAGTTTGACAAATGGCGCCTCAGCATCCCCTTCAAGCTGGCCCAGGTGGTCCAGAGGGCCTGTGGCCCTGCCATGCAGCTCTTTGGCTACAAGCTGGCCCCGGACCCAGCCACCCTCATGAATCGCTCCATCAGTCTGCTGGAAGACCGGGGCATCTTCTGGGTGACGTAA